A region of the Roseiflexus sp. RS-1 genome:
GCGGGCGCCTGGCGTGATGCGCGAAGAGGGGCGACCGAAAGATAGTTCAGTCAACAATCGCCCGCCGAAATGTGTTCCATCGACATTGTTCGCAACCGGGGTGCATGCTCGACCAGCCTGATCCTGCCTTATTCGGATCGCTGGCACACCTGGCACAAACCATAGACCTCAAGCCAGTGACCTTCGACCTTGAAGTTCAACCGACGCGCCAGCCCACCCAGAAGCGTCTCAATATCACATCCTTCAAAGGCGATAACCGTCCCGCATTTGCGACAAATCATGTGATGCTGATGACCCTGTTCTACCGGAACATAGGCATGCTCATTTGCCACATGTGTCTCTTTCGAAGCGCTCCAGTGGACGCGCGAAAGCCATCCATCCTCAACCAGCAGATCGACCGTGCGGTAAATGGTCGCGCGCCCGATCGGACCAGACTCGCCGCCAAGATCGCGGAACAACTGCTCGGCGCTGAACGGTTGATTGTACTGCATGATCCGTTCCAGGATGGCACGACGTGGGGCGGTCACTCGATGTCCGTGTGCGCTCAGGTCTTTGAGCACATCTTCAGCCCACGACATAGCCGTATCCTCCTGTTCGTCAAACCAATTTCCGCGAGAACACCGGACGCAGTGCCTCTGCCCGGCACTCAGAACGGAAATGGTGTAAGATATATCCTTGATGTTCCATTATATCACTATTTAAACTGAGTGATCGTATGAACAATCCACCCCAACACCCATCGCTGCTGATCCCGCTGGTTATCATATGTCTCGGCATTAGCATAGCGTTGTTCGTCATTGGTGGGAACACACAAGTGACAGCACAACAGGGATACCCGGCGCCAGGCGCAACCGCGTCGCCGCCATCAGCATCGCCGCCATCAGCCTACCCGCCGCCAGCATCGCCGACTGCCGGACGCTCACCCATTGCCACCACCGCAGCGCCCCCAACGGTTCCTCCGGCGCCTGCCACAACAACCCCGACGATGCCGACAACCCCGACAGCGCCACCCACGATACGTCCAACGCTGACCATCGCGCCGCCGCCAACCCGCGCACCAACCATTGCGCCACAGTTCGCGCAGGTTGCCGAAGCGACGCCGACCGTGCCGGGCGCCCTGGAATGCGCCCCCGGTCGATTGATCACCATCAGCGGCGTTGCGCCGCCGCACGCGCCGCTGCTGATCTACTTCGGAAGTCGGATCGTCGGCGGCGGCAGCGCCCGTGCATCCGGCGACTTTGCGCTGCCATTGATCCCCGGCATGGAGCGGGCTGGAACGTATGAGGTAACGGTACGAATACGCGGCACAGGGCAGATCGTTCGCTCGGTGACGTGCACCGTCCCACCAACGACGCCGACGCCTGTGCTGCGTCGGTTACGATAACGAGGTACGATAACAAAGACGTTCATCACAAACGTCCGTACTTGCGTCTTGACAGGGTTCATGCTATGTTCTATCGTACAGCAGACGTGGAAGGAGCGGTACAGGCGGTGGATATCGCATACAATAATGAGCCCTGGGCGGGTTGGATCTATCTTGTCCGTCAGGCGCTCAACACCACCGTCTCCCTGCCAGACGATCAGTTGCTGCTGGTGCGCGATCTTGCCGGGCGCTCATTCCGCCCACGTGAGCCAGCGCCGGGCGTCATTCCACGGATTGGCGCCGTATTGATCGCCCTCTACCCCGATGGCGCCGATCTGCGTCTGTTGTTGACCGTGCGGAGCAACCATGTCGCCAGCCACCGGGGTGAAGTGTCTCTGCCGGGAGGCGCCACTGACCCGGACGATGCTGGACCGGTTACGACAGCATTGCGCGAATGCGCAGAAGAACTTGGCATCGCGCCTGATACGGTGACAGTGCTTGGAACCCTGACGCCAGTCTACATTCCGCCGAGCAATTTTCGTATTACACCGGTCGTGGGGGTGCTCAATGCACCGCCACGCCTGACGATCAACCACGATGAAGTCGAGCGGGTCATCACCGTTACCCTGCGCGAACTCCTCGACCCGGCGACAGTTATGGTGGAACACTGGAAGTTGCACGGTCACGATGTGCTCGTGCCATTTTTTGCCATCGCCGGTTACAAAGTATGGGGCGCAACCGCGCTCATTCTCAGCGAACTTGTAGCCCGGATGCGACACGCCAGAATCGCGTATAATGCAGAAGCATCCTGAGACAGAAGGAGCACACCATGACGCTTGATGAAGCCATTGCTGATCTGTCGCAGCGGATCAAGAACGTCAGTCCCGATGCCGTTCTCAAAGTGCAACGTCGTTCTGCTGAGGAAGCGGCGATACGCGCGTATGCGCCAGCCGACCACGAGGAAGCGATCCGATCGGCGACCCAGGAGATAACGCTGAAATTGCTCACCGAGGAAGGTCTCGACGTACAGGTGTTGGTCTACGACATTGCGACATCGTTGCCAAAGGAACAGTAGCGGGATGATTGAGTTGTTTGAGCAGTATGAGAAACAGGTGCTGGCATGATTTCACTTGGTCAGTTGGGGAAAGCTGCAGGTATCGTCATCGGTACAGCAGCGGGACTTGCTGGCGTCGGCGCGATTGCAGCGCTGCGCCGCCCGCTGCCGCGTACATCCGGCACGCTGCCGCTGCCGGGGTTAAAAGCCCCGGTCAAGGTGATTCGCGATCGCTGGGGTGTTCCGCATATCTACGCCGCCAATAGTGAAGACCTCTTCATGGCGC
Encoded here:
- a CDS encoding Fur family transcriptional regulator → MSWAEDVLKDLSAHGHRVTAPRRAILERIMQYNQPFSAEQLFRDLGGESGPIGRATIYRTVDLLVEDGWLSRVHWSASKETHVANEHAYVPVEQGHQHHMICRKCGTVIAFEGCDIETLLGGLARRLNFKVEGHWLEVYGLCQVCQRSE
- a CDS encoding NUDIX hydrolase: MFYRTADVEGAVQAVDIAYNNEPWAGWIYLVRQALNTTVSLPDDQLLLVRDLAGRSFRPREPAPGVIPRIGAVLIALYPDGADLRLLLTVRSNHVASHRGEVSLPGGATDPDDAGPVTTALRECAEELGIAPDTVTVLGTLTPVYIPPSNFRITPVVGVLNAPPRLTINHDEVERVITVTLRELLDPATVMVEHWKLHGHDVLVPFFAIAGYKVWGATALILSELVARMRHARIAYNAEAS